One Candidatus Binatia bacterium DNA window includes the following coding sequences:
- a CDS encoding oxidoreductase → MSSEVSSAEKGQGASGPPLRFGTLGAARITPVALLRPARSNPDVDVVAVAARDPTRARAFAFRHGIRRVHPSYADLLRDPELDAVYNPLPNSLHCEWTIRALEAGKHVLCEKPLASNAEEAERMAGVAEKTGLVLMEAFHYRYHPLARRLRELVDSGELGRVRHIEAHLCIPLLRPGDIRYDFALAGGALMDVGCYAVNLVRYLAGEEPAVEEARALRLSPEIDRFLEARLSFPGGLTGRITCSLLSARAIRASARVEGTEGELRVLNPYAPHLFHWVRIRTRRRSAIERVHGSSTYAHQLRAFVSAVRDGTPFPTTARDGVANMRVLDAIYEKAGMARRGGAVLAGKE, encoded by the coding sequence ATGTCCTCCGAAGTGTCGTCCGCTGAAAAGGGGCAGGGAGCCTCCGGACCGCCTCTTCGGTTCGGCACTCTCGGAGCGGCACGCATCACGCCCGTGGCACTTCTCCGCCCGGCCCGTTCCAATCCCGACGTGGACGTGGTGGCCGTGGCTGCACGCGACCCGACTCGCGCACGGGCTTTCGCCTTCCGCCACGGAATTCGCCGGGTGCACCCGTCCTACGCCGATCTCCTGCGAGATCCCGAGCTCGATGCCGTCTACAATCCGCTACCGAATTCGCTGCACTGCGAGTGGACCATCCGTGCGCTCGAGGCCGGAAAGCACGTGCTCTGCGAAAAGCCGCTGGCCTCGAACGCGGAGGAGGCCGAGCGGATGGCCGGGGTGGCCGAAAAAACGGGTCTCGTCCTGATGGAGGCCTTTCACTACCGCTACCACCCTCTGGCCCGGCGTCTCCGGGAGCTCGTCGACTCCGGCGAGCTCGGGAGAGTCCGCCACATCGAAGCCCACCTCTGCATCCCGCTGCTTCGCCCGGGCGACATACGGTACGATTTCGCGCTCGCCGGAGGGGCGCTCATGGACGTGGGCTGCTACGCGGTGAACCTCGTCCGATACCTGGCCGGCGAGGAGCCCGCGGTCGAAGAGGCGCGCGCTCTCCGGCTTTCGCCGGAAATCGACCGCTTTCTGGAAGCCCGCCTTTCCTTCCCCGGCGGTCTCACCGGCAGGATCACCTGCTCGCTGCTTTCCGCCCGTGCCATCCGTGCGAGCGCGCGAGTGGAAGGCACCGAAGGCGAGCTGCGCGTCCTCAACCCCTACGCCCCTCACCTTTTCCACTGGGTTCGGATCCGAACGCGGCGGAGATCGGCGATCGAGCGGGTCCACGGGAGCTCCACGTACGCCCACCAGCTTCGAGCGTTCGTCTCGGCGGTACGCGACGGCACGCCGTTTCCCACGACCGCCCGGGACGGCGTGGCCAACATGAGGGTACTGGACGCCATCTACGAAAAGGCCGGCATGGCCCGCCGCGGCGGCGCGGTACTCGCCGGAAAGGAGTGA
- a CDS encoding LLM class F420-dependent oxidoreductase, protein MRIGIGIGEISGQKATLQDLREQARRAEADGFASGWLANIFGFDAITTAALLAAETERIELGTAVVPTYPRHPLAMAQQALTARAASRGRFTLGIGLSHKIVIEDMLGLSWAKPYSHMEEYLAVLAPLLREGRVDYEGREFRVHAALDVPEGNPCPVLVAALAPRMLALAGRVADGTITWMTGPKTLESHTVPRICEAAEKAGRPRPRVVASLPVAVTTRTSEARESAARRFQIYGVLPSYRAMLDREGVQGPADVALVGDSDEIGARVEHLRSIGVTDFLAVPFPVGPEDPDSLERTRETLSRLARKAAESR, encoded by the coding sequence ATGCGGATCGGAATCGGGATCGGAGAAATCAGCGGACAGAAGGCCACCCTCCAGGATCTCCGGGAACAGGCACGTAGAGCGGAGGCCGACGGGTTCGCGAGCGGCTGGCTCGCGAACATTTTCGGCTTCGACGCGATCACGACTGCGGCACTGCTGGCGGCCGAAACGGAGCGCATCGAACTCGGCACGGCCGTCGTGCCGACCTACCCCCGGCATCCGCTCGCCATGGCGCAACAAGCCTTGACGGCGCGAGCCGCCTCGCGAGGACGGTTCACACTCGGGATCGGGCTTTCCCACAAAATCGTGATCGAAGACATGCTCGGGCTCTCCTGGGCGAAGCCTTACAGCCACATGGAAGAGTACCTCGCCGTACTGGCACCGCTTCTGCGCGAGGGGCGGGTCGACTACGAAGGCCGGGAGTTCCGCGTACACGCGGCGCTCGACGTCCCCGAAGGGAATCCGTGCCCGGTCCTGGTGGCGGCCCTCGCCCCCAGGATGCTCGCTCTCGCCGGCCGGGTGGCCGACGGGACCATCACCTGGATGACGGGCCCGAAAACGCTCGAGTCCCACACGGTGCCGAGAATCTGCGAGGCGGCGGAAAAAGCCGGGCGGCCCCGACCCCGTGTGGTCGCGAGCCTCCCTGTCGCCGTCACGACCCGCACTTCCGAAGCTCGCGAAAGCGCGGCCCGGCGGTTCCAGATCTACGGCGTGCTGCCCTCCTACCGGGCCATGCTCGATCGCGAGGGGGTCCAGGGCCCCGCGGACGTGGCCCTCGTAGGGGACTCCGACGAAATCGGGGCGAGGGTCGAGCACCTACGCTCGATCGGCGTCACGGACTTCCTGGCCGTGCCGTTCCCCGTGGGTCCCGAGGACCCCGACTCGCTCGAGCGGACCAGGGAAACCCTCTCGCGCCTGGCCAGGAAGGCGGCAGAAAGTCGCTAG
- the atoB gene encoding acetyl-CoA acetyltransferase, with amino-acid sequence MTREVFIVEAVRTPIGRRQGGLSGLHPATLLGLVQKAALERAGVEPSAVGQVVGGCVSQVGEQSFNIARTAWLSQGLPMEVPATTIDSQCGSSQQATSLAAGLVASGIEELVLACGVEAMSRVPLGSNMQGGSPFPPEYSRRYEITSQFEGAERIAREYGITREDADRFGLRSQQYARRAWEEGRFDREVIPVEAPELDENRKPTGRSVVVRRDEGLRETSLEKLATLKPVLEGGIHTAGTSSQVSDGAAAVLLASERRARELGLRPRARIVTTTLVGVDPVTMLKGPIPATRKVLRQSGLRIEEIDVFEVNEAFASVVLAWMKELEPNPERVNPNGGAIALGHPTGATGARLLTTALHELERSRGKYALVAMCCGGGLGTGTVIERV; translated from the coding sequence GCGACTCTTCTCGGCCTCGTGCAGAAGGCGGCTCTCGAAAGGGCGGGGGTGGAACCTTCCGCCGTCGGACAGGTGGTCGGGGGATGCGTCTCGCAGGTGGGAGAGCAGTCCTTCAACATCGCGCGCACCGCGTGGCTTTCCCAGGGCTTGCCGATGGAAGTTCCCGCCACGACGATCGACAGCCAGTGCGGGTCGAGCCAGCAGGCCACGAGCCTCGCCGCGGGCCTCGTCGCGTCGGGAATCGAGGAGCTCGTGCTCGCGTGCGGCGTGGAAGCGATGAGCCGGGTCCCGCTGGGCTCCAACATGCAAGGCGGGTCGCCGTTCCCGCCCGAGTATTCGCGGCGCTACGAGATCACCTCGCAGTTCGAAGGGGCCGAGCGGATCGCGCGAGAATACGGAATCACCCGGGAAGACGCGGACCGTTTCGGCCTCCGGAGCCAGCAGTACGCGCGGCGGGCCTGGGAAGAGGGCCGTTTCGATCGGGAAGTGATCCCGGTGGAAGCCCCCGAGCTCGACGAAAACCGCAAGCCCACGGGCCGCTCCGTCGTGGTCCGGAGAGACGAAGGGCTGCGGGAGACCTCGCTCGAGAAGCTCGCGACCTTGAAGCCCGTCCTCGAGGGCGGGATCCACACGGCGGGCACGTCGTCGCAGGTGTCCGACGGTGCCGCTGCGGTCCTTCTCGCCTCCGAGCGCCGGGCGAGAGAGCTCGGCCTCCGGCCCCGGGCACGGATCGTGACCACGACCCTCGTCGGCGTGGATCCGGTCACGATGCTGAAAGGCCCCATCCCGGCCACGCGGAAGGTGCTCCGGCAGAGCGGGCTCCGGATCGAGGAGATCGACGTGTTCGAAGTCAACGAGGCTTTCGCTTCGGTCGTGCTCGCCTGGATGAAGGAGCTCGAGCCGAATCCCGAGCGGGTGAACCCGAACGGCGGCGCCATCGCGCTCGGGCATCCGACGGGTGCCACCGGCGCGCGGCTTCTCACGACGGCGCTGCACGAGCTCGAGCGGAGCCGTGGCAAGTACGCCCTCGTTGCCATGTGCTGCGGGGGAGGGCTCGGAACGGGGACCGTGATCGAGCGCGTGTGA